Proteins encoded within one genomic window of Amycolatopsis sp. 2-15:
- a CDS encoding alpha/beta fold hydrolase — MKGDAAPLGEHYEVAGRRLLLHRSGTGGPAVVFLPGAGLMAYDFLNVQQRVAEFTTSVVYDRAGTGWSDAVELPRTPDEVTDELRALLAAADVPEPYVLAGHSLGALYARRYAQRFPSQVAGLVFLDPGHEDILEFLPKEAAALNESLKPDPAALPEPTPAQLDASRDALLGLYANWSDGIREALVDKHLTEWRTAVLETRNFETEVYDQVRAGGALPDVPLVVLSALGTNPYWAQFASPELMEQMLAGIKALHASIAASVPRGEHRALDGAAHQTMHLEHEDAVVEAIRSVF; from the coding sequence ATGAAGGGCGACGCGGCGCCACTGGGCGAGCACTACGAAGTGGCCGGGCGCCGGCTGCTGCTGCACCGCTCCGGCACCGGTGGCCCGGCGGTGGTGTTCCTGCCCGGTGCGGGCTTGATGGCGTACGACTTCCTGAACGTGCAGCAGCGCGTCGCGGAGTTCACCACGAGCGTGGTTTACGACCGGGCCGGCACGGGCTGGAGCGACGCGGTCGAGCTGCCGCGCACGCCGGACGAGGTGACGGACGAGTTGCGGGCACTACTGGCGGCCGCGGACGTGCCCGAACCGTACGTGCTGGCCGGGCATTCGCTCGGGGCACTCTATGCCCGCCGCTACGCGCAGCGCTTCCCCTCGCAGGTCGCCGGCCTGGTGTTCCTCGATCCGGGCCACGAGGACATCCTGGAGTTCCTGCCGAAGGAGGCCGCCGCGCTGAACGAGAGCCTCAAACCCGACCCGGCGGCGCTTCCCGAGCCGACTCCCGCGCAACTGGACGCTTCGCGCGACGCATTGCTGGGGTTGTATGCGAACTGGTCCGACGGTATCCGGGAAGCGTTGGTGGACAAGCACCTCACGGAGTGGCGCACGGCGGTCCTGGAGACGCGGAACTTCGAAACCGAGGTGTACGACCAGGTCCGCGCCGGAGGAGCGCTGCCGGATGTACCGCTCGTCGTGCTGAGCGCGCTCGGGACCAACCCGTACTGGGCGCAGTTCGCGTCGCCGGAGCTGATGGAGCAGATGCTCGCGGGGATCAAGGCCCTGCACGCGTCGATCGCCGCTTCGGTGCCACGAGGCGAGCACCGCGCCCTCGACGGTGCGGCCCACCAGACGATGCACCTGGAACACGAGGACGCGGTCGTGGAGGCCATCCGCTCAGTCTTCTGA
- a CDS encoding MarR family winged helix-turn-helix transcriptional regulator: protein MPRPTTAPIGVVLARTAKAAGQAFDQALAAVGGSQPIWQILIALKTHQHTSQRELADAVGIQGATLTHHLNGMETAGLLTRTRDPENRRVHHVELTDHGETTFHRLAEAAVAHDNRMRTGLTDHEIATLATLLGRLAANVTTPAGE, encoded by the coding sequence GTGCCCCGACCAACCACCGCCCCCATCGGCGTCGTCCTCGCCCGCACCGCCAAGGCCGCGGGACAAGCCTTCGACCAAGCCCTCGCCGCCGTCGGCGGCTCCCAGCCCATCTGGCAGATCCTCATCGCCCTCAAAACCCACCAGCACACCAGCCAACGCGAACTCGCCGACGCCGTCGGCATCCAAGGCGCCACCCTCACCCACCACCTCAACGGCATGGAAACCGCCGGCCTGCTCACCCGCACCCGCGACCCCGAAAACCGCCGCGTCCACCACGTCGAACTCACCGACCATGGCGAAACCACCTTCCACCGCCTCGCCGAAGCCGCCGTCGCCCACGACAACCGCATGCGCACCGGCCTCACCGACCACGAAATCGCGACCCTGGCCACACTCCTGGGCCGGCTCGCCGCCAACGTCACGACACCCGCCGGAGAGTGA
- a CDS encoding helix-turn-helix domain-containing protein: MDDLELLVHPVRLRVVHALSAGRPLTTTELAARIHDVSKATLYRHVGLLADAGILEVAEEQRVRGAVERTYRLRRDRAVIDAETAASATLDDHRKVFATAMTTLIAEFTAYLGRAGANPVEDLVGYRQHSVWLSHEELTDLITDLREVLIPRLRNEPAPGRRQHLISPVLFPLE, encoded by the coding sequence GTGGACGATCTCGAACTCCTGGTGCACCCGGTGCGGTTGCGCGTGGTGCACGCCCTCTCCGCCGGGCGCCCCTTGACCACCACCGAGCTGGCCGCGCGCATCCACGACGTGTCGAAGGCGACCCTGTACCGCCACGTCGGCCTGCTCGCCGATGCCGGAATCCTCGAAGTGGCCGAGGAACAACGCGTCCGCGGCGCCGTCGAGCGCACCTACCGGCTGCGGCGTGATCGCGCGGTGATCGACGCGGAAACGGCGGCGTCGGCGACGCTCGACGATCACCGCAAGGTGTTCGCGACCGCGATGACGACGTTGATCGCCGAGTTCACCGCGTACCTGGGCCGCGCCGGCGCGAACCCGGTCGAGGACCTGGTGGGCTACCGCCAGCATTCGGTGTGGCTGAGCCACGAGGAGCTCACCGACCTGATCACCGACCTGCGCGAAGTACTCATCCCCCGGCTGCGCAACGAGCCCGCTCCCGGTCGGCGCCAGCACCTCATCAGCCCGGTCTTGTTTCCTCTCGAGTGA
- a CDS encoding malate dehydrogenase: MTQAPVNVTVTGAAGQIGYALLFRIASGQLLGPDTPVKLRLLEIPQAVKAAEGTAMELDDGAFPLLSGIDIFDDPKQAFSGTNIALLVGARPRTKGMERGDLLEANGGIFKPQGEAINAGAADDIRVLVVGNPANTNALIAKSHAPDVPADRFTAMTRLDHNRALAQLSKKLDVPVSDIKRLAIWGNHSATQYPMITHGTVGGKNLAEAVNDQTWVEETFIPTVAKRGAAIIEARGLSSAASAASAAIDHVYTWVNGTDEGDWTSAAVISDGSYGVPEGLISSFPVTAKDGKYEIVQGLEIDDFSRTRIDATVGELAEERDAVQKLGLI, translated from the coding sequence ATGACCCAAGCCCCTGTCAACGTCACCGTCACCGGTGCGGCCGGCCAGATCGGCTACGCGCTGCTCTTCCGCATCGCGTCCGGTCAGCTCCTCGGCCCGGACACCCCGGTGAAGCTGCGGCTCCTCGAGATCCCGCAGGCGGTCAAGGCGGCTGAGGGCACCGCGATGGAGCTCGACGACGGCGCCTTCCCGCTCCTCTCCGGGATCGACATCTTCGACGACCCCAAGCAGGCGTTCTCCGGCACCAACATCGCCCTGCTCGTCGGCGCCCGCCCCCGCACCAAGGGCATGGAGCGCGGCGACCTGCTCGAGGCCAACGGTGGCATCTTCAAGCCCCAGGGCGAAGCCATCAACGCCGGCGCGGCCGACGACATCCGCGTCCTCGTGGTGGGCAACCCGGCCAACACGAACGCCCTCATCGCCAAGTCCCACGCGCCCGACGTGCCGGCCGACCGCTTCACCGCGATGACCCGCCTCGACCACAACCGCGCCCTCGCGCAGCTGTCGAAGAAGCTCGACGTCCCGGTCTCGGACATCAAGCGCCTGGCCATCTGGGGCAACCACTCGGCCACGCAGTACCCGATGATCACCCACGGCACCGTCGGCGGCAAGAACCTCGCCGAGGCCGTCAACGACCAGACCTGGGTCGAAGAGACGTTCATCCCCACCGTCGCCAAGCGCGGCGCGGCCATCATCGAGGCCCGCGGGCTCTCGTCGGCCGCCTCCGCCGCGTCCGCCGCCATCGACCACGTCTATACCTGGGTCAACGGCACCGACGAAGGCGACTGGACCTCCGCCGCGGTCATCTCCGACGGCTCCTACGGCGTGCCCGAAGGCCTCATCTCGTCCTTCCCCGTCACCGCCAAGGACGGCAAGTACGAAATCGTCCAGGGCCTCGAAATCGACGACTTCTCCCGCACCCGCATCGACGCCACCGTCGGCGAGCTCGCCGAGGAGCGCGACGCCGTGCAGAAGCTCGGCCTCATCTGA
- a CDS encoding VOC family protein: MAELNHTIVWATDRDASAEFLAGVLGLPVGAETEPFLPVVLGNGVTLDFAQANEVAGQHYAFLVSEAEFDAALARLTASGTAIYADPFHRTAGINGMFGGRGCYFDDPDGHNMELLTKAG; the protein is encoded by the coding sequence ATGGCGGAGCTGAACCACACGATCGTGTGGGCGACGGATCGGGACGCGTCGGCGGAGTTCCTCGCGGGCGTTCTGGGATTACCCGTGGGTGCCGAGACTGAGCCGTTCCTGCCGGTGGTGCTGGGCAATGGGGTGACGCTGGATTTCGCGCAGGCGAATGAGGTGGCCGGTCAGCATTACGCGTTCCTGGTGAGCGAGGCGGAGTTCGACGCCGCGCTGGCGCGGCTCACCGCTTCCGGCACCGCGATCTATGCCGATCCGTTTCATCGCACGGCGGGGATCAACGGGATGTTCGGCGGGCGCGGATGCTACTTCGACGATCCGGACGGGCACAACATGGAGCTGCTCACGAAGGCCGGTTAG
- a CDS encoding FUSC family protein — protein MIADLRDATLDRLAAADPGLVRLRLAGSAVLGIIIAILALQPLHFPLTTSLVAAIAAMMSAFTVNDPTSGGQAVTLCLAIVVGACSITLATIGAAYPPLDSIVFVLLIFVAVYVQRFGPRGTALGSMSFFLFFFPMFLQAHLAQAPQLLIAMATGVAANALVRFVLLRRNAETEFIRIRRAFRARVAAAVRATEAYIASSGSDRSNRQIRTALARLHESVLLIEDNAPDVVDARNADLLRRRAIEVELAVQWLTITVQRTCSHPMPEGVADDLVARLAKFRSLMERDPRELPLISETGEYSRMLVEGSRIDEKAHPGDGVRRAIAELAVADDRAQRVAGREATVDYSLDDEEDEPEPTKAFAYDNQTRSAIQAVIGGGLAVLAGQLISNQRWYWAVLTVFVVFVGTSSAGARFVKGVRRTGGTLIGIVGGVALALLVSGNTIAILALIMVCVFGMVYMSRVSQFLMAFFVTSMLGLLYSLLGTFSIQVLWIRVAETAVGAAAGLLAAVVIVPVRTRSVMLDDIATVLDELHEFVESAGTLLSGRDNVNIIEMSRDLDRAVEQVRKTIEPLTHPINLRSARRDYGWHVLTTLETIAFRARHVAARAQPGQLDGPVADRLDLFAGRVLANIDLVGEAVRHPNTTPADKLIRDDGTPVVDRIDDAETRAVVSSFSHLDEGVVALGRVFDVDATQPAPAGAANRPS, from the coding sequence ATGATCGCCGACCTCCGCGACGCCACCCTCGACCGGCTGGCGGCAGCCGATCCCGGCCTCGTCCGCCTCCGGCTGGCCGGCTCCGCCGTGCTCGGCATCATCATCGCCATCCTCGCGCTGCAGCCCCTGCACTTCCCGCTCACCACATCACTGGTCGCCGCCATCGCCGCGATGATGAGCGCGTTCACCGTCAACGACCCCACCAGCGGCGGCCAAGCCGTCACACTCTGCCTCGCGATCGTCGTCGGCGCCTGCTCCATCACCCTGGCCACCATCGGCGCCGCCTACCCGCCACTCGACAGCATCGTCTTCGTCCTGCTGATCTTCGTCGCGGTCTACGTGCAGCGCTTCGGCCCCCGCGGCACCGCCCTGGGCTCCATGTCGTTCTTCCTGTTCTTCTTCCCCATGTTCCTGCAGGCCCACCTTGCCCAGGCCCCGCAGCTGCTCATCGCCATGGCCACCGGCGTCGCCGCCAACGCCCTCGTGCGATTCGTCCTGCTGCGCCGCAACGCCGAAACCGAGTTCATCCGCATCCGCCGCGCCTTCCGCGCCCGCGTCGCCGCCGCCGTGCGCGCCACCGAGGCCTACATCGCCTCCTCCGGCAGCGACCGCAGCAACCGCCAGATCCGCACCGCCCTGGCCCGCCTCCACGAATCCGTCCTGCTCATCGAAGACAACGCCCCCGACGTCGTCGACGCCCGCAACGCCGACCTCCTGCGCCGCCGCGCCATCGAGGTCGAACTCGCCGTGCAGTGGCTCACCATCACCGTGCAGCGCACCTGCTCCCACCCGATGCCCGAAGGCGTGGCCGACGACCTCGTCGCCCGGCTGGCGAAGTTCCGCTCCCTGATGGAACGCGACCCCCGCGAACTGCCCCTGATCAGCGAGACCGGCGAATACAGCCGCATGCTCGTGGAAGGCAGCCGCATCGACGAAAAAGCCCACCCCGGCGACGGCGTCCGCCGCGCCATCGCCGAGCTCGCCGTCGCCGACGACCGCGCCCAGCGCGTCGCCGGCCGCGAGGCCACAGTGGACTACTCCCTCGACGACGAAGAAGACGAACCCGAACCCACCAAGGCGTTCGCCTACGACAACCAGACCCGCAGCGCCATCCAGGCCGTGATCGGCGGTGGGCTCGCCGTCCTCGCCGGCCAGCTCATCTCCAACCAGCGCTGGTACTGGGCCGTGCTCACCGTCTTCGTCGTCTTCGTCGGCACCTCCAGCGCCGGCGCCCGCTTCGTCAAAGGCGTCCGCCGCACCGGCGGCACCCTCATCGGCATCGTCGGCGGCGTCGCACTGGCCCTGCTCGTCAGCGGCAACACCATCGCGATCCTGGCCCTGATCATGGTCTGCGTCTTCGGCATGGTCTACATGTCCCGCGTCTCGCAGTTCCTCATGGCCTTCTTCGTCACCAGCATGCTCGGCCTGCTCTACAGCCTGCTCGGCACCTTCAGCATCCAAGTCCTCTGGATCCGCGTCGCCGAAACCGCCGTCGGCGCCGCGGCCGGCCTCCTCGCCGCCGTGGTCATCGTCCCGGTCCGCACCCGCTCGGTGATGCTCGACGACATCGCGACCGTGCTCGACGAACTCCACGAGTTCGTCGAGTCGGCCGGCACCCTGCTCTCGGGCCGTGACAACGTGAACATCATCGAGATGTCCCGCGACCTCGACCGAGCCGTCGAACAGGTCCGCAAAACCATCGAGCCCCTCACCCACCCCATCAACCTCCGCAGCGCACGGCGCGACTACGGCTGGCACGTGCTCACCACCCTGGAAACCATCGCCTTCCGCGCCCGCCACGTCGCCGCCCGCGCCCAGCCCGGCCAGCTCGACGGACCCGTCGCCGACCGCCTCGACCTCTTCGCCGGCCGCGTGCTCGCCAACATCGACCTCGTCGGCGAAGCCGTCCGCCACCCCAACACCACGCCTGCGGACAAGCTCATCCGCGACGACGGCACCCCCGTCGTCGACCGCATCGACGACGCCGAAACCCGCGCCGTCGTCTCCAGCTTCAGCCACCTCGACGAAGGCGTCGTCGCCCTGGGCCGCGTATTCGACGTCGACGCGACCCAGCCCGCACCAGCCGGCGCTGCTAACCGGCCTTCGTGA
- a CDS encoding M3 family metallopeptidase, whose amino-acid sequence MISPDNPFATPSELPYALPPFDRIKVEHYRPAFEEGLTAHAAEIHDIAANPAEPTFENTIVALERAGELLERASGTFFNISGSDSTDEIQEIQAELAPKLAAHSDAIHLDPQLFARINTLYERRENLGLDPESLRLLERRHTDFSRAGAGLPEAEQEKLRKLNEQLSTLQTKFQQNLLRDTNELAVVLDDVADLAGLDEGAIATAAEAAAARGEAGKYVLNLTLPTAQAALESLENRAVRERVFTASVSRGNRGNEYDNNSVAAEIVRLRAERAALLGYPDHASYVISDETAKTADAASGLLERLAPVAVANARVEAAELQQHLEADVPGATLKPWDWAFYAEKVRRERYEVDTAALRPYFELDRVLTDGVFFAANRLYGLTFTERDDLPKYHPEVRTFEVFDADGSGMGLFLVDYYTRDAKRGGAWMNNFVSQSDLLGRKSVVVNVLNVAKPPAGEPTLLTLDEVTTVFHEFGHALHGLLSGVVYPTFSGPSVPRDFVEYPSQVNEMWMLWPEVLANYAKHHVTGEPLPAEQVAKLEAAQQYGEGFKTTEYLAASLLDLAWHRLGVDDRVDDVQRFEADALEKAGVALESVPPRYRTTYFNHVFGGGYSAGYYSYIWSEVLDADTVQWFRENGGLERENGDHFRSTLLGRGGSVDPMEAFANFRGREPEIQPLLERRGLAGA is encoded by the coding sequence ATGATTTCGCCGGACAACCCGTTCGCCACCCCGAGTGAGCTGCCCTACGCCCTGCCGCCGTTCGACCGCATCAAGGTCGAGCACTACCGGCCCGCGTTCGAAGAGGGCCTGACCGCCCACGCCGCGGAGATCCACGACATCGCCGCGAACCCGGCGGAGCCCACGTTCGAGAACACGATCGTCGCGCTGGAGCGGGCGGGGGAGCTGCTGGAGCGGGCGTCCGGCACCTTCTTCAACATCTCCGGCTCCGACTCGACCGATGAGATCCAGGAGATCCAGGCCGAGCTGGCCCCGAAGCTGGCCGCACACTCCGACGCGATCCACCTGGACCCGCAGCTGTTCGCGCGGATCAACACGCTGTACGAGCGGCGCGAGAACCTTGGTCTCGACCCCGAGTCGCTGCGCCTGCTGGAGCGCCGCCACACCGACTTCAGCCGCGCCGGCGCCGGGCTGCCCGAGGCCGAGCAGGAGAAGCTGCGCAAGCTCAACGAGCAGCTCTCGACCCTGCAGACCAAGTTCCAGCAGAACCTGCTGCGTGACACCAACGAGCTCGCCGTGGTCCTCGACGACGTCGCCGACCTGGCCGGGCTCGACGAGGGCGCCATCGCCACCGCCGCCGAGGCGGCCGCTGCTCGCGGCGAAGCGGGCAAGTACGTCCTGAACCTCACGCTGCCGACCGCGCAGGCGGCCCTGGAGTCGCTGGAGAACCGCGCGGTGCGCGAGCGCGTCTTCACCGCCTCGGTCTCGCGGGGCAACCGCGGCAACGAGTACGACAACAACTCCGTCGCCGCCGAGATCGTCCGCCTGCGGGCCGAACGCGCGGCCCTGCTGGGCTACCCCGACCACGCGTCCTACGTGATCTCCGACGAGACGGCCAAGACCGCCGACGCGGCCTCGGGCCTGCTGGAGCGGCTGGCGCCGGTCGCCGTGGCCAACGCCCGCGTGGAGGCCGCCGAGCTGCAGCAGCACCTCGAGGCCGACGTCCCCGGCGCGACGCTGAAGCCGTGGGACTGGGCGTTCTACGCCGAGAAGGTGCGCCGCGAGCGCTACGAGGTGGACACAGCGGCGCTGCGCCCGTACTTCGAGCTCGACCGGGTGCTCACCGACGGCGTGTTCTTCGCCGCGAACCGCCTGTACGGCCTGACTTTCACCGAGCGCGACGACCTGCCGAAGTACCACCCGGAGGTGCGGACCTTCGAGGTCTTCGACGCCGACGGCAGCGGTATGGGCCTGTTCCTCGTGGACTACTACACGCGTGACGCCAAGCGCGGCGGCGCGTGGATGAACAACTTCGTGAGCCAGTCGGACCTGCTGGGGCGCAAGTCCGTGGTGGTCAACGTGCTCAACGTCGCGAAGCCGCCGGCGGGGGAGCCGACCCTGCTGACGCTCGACGAGGTCACCACCGTGTTCCACGAGTTCGGCCACGCGCTGCACGGGCTGCTCTCGGGCGTCGTGTACCCGACGTTCTCCGGCCCGAGCGTGCCGCGGGACTTCGTGGAGTACCCGTCGCAGGTCAACGAGATGTGGATGCTGTGGCCGGAGGTGCTGGCCAACTACGCCAAGCACCACGTGACGGGGGAGCCGCTGCCCGCCGAGCAGGTCGCCAAGCTGGAGGCCGCGCAGCAGTACGGCGAGGGCTTCAAGACGACGGAGTACCTGGCCGCGTCGCTGCTCGACCTCGCCTGGCACCGCCTCGGCGTGGACGACCGCGTCGACGACGTGCAGCGCTTCGAGGCCGACGCGCTGGAGAAGGCCGGTGTGGCGCTGGAAAGCGTTCCGCCGCGCTACCGCACCACGTACTTCAACCATGTCTTCGGCGGCGGTTACAGCGCGGGCTACTACTCCTACATCTGGAGCGAGGTCCTCGACGCCGACACCGTGCAGTGGTTCCGCGAGAACGGCGGCCTCGAGCGCGAGAACGGCGACCACTTCCGCTCGACGCTCCTGGGCCGCGGGGGGAGTGTGGACCCGATGGAGGCGTTCGCGAACTTCCGCGGTCGTGAGCCGGAGATCCAGCCGCTGCTGGAGCGCCGGGGTCTCGCGGGGGCCTGA
- a CDS encoding nuclear transport factor 2 family protein, with product MGTAEEIIELGNRWVAAETAGDTATLAGMATPDFTLVGPLGFVLNRDQWLQRYEGGGLVTRRLDWREVEVREHGDSAIAVGVHDQEATHRGNAVDGRFRSTHVLVREDGRWLLAGMHLSPIGAPPAFARGGA from the coding sequence ATGGGCACCGCCGAAGAGATCATCGAGCTAGGGAACCGCTGGGTCGCCGCCGAAACGGCCGGGGACACCGCCACGCTCGCGGGGATGGCCACGCCTGACTTCACGCTGGTCGGCCCGTTGGGTTTCGTGCTGAACCGCGACCAGTGGCTGCAGCGCTACGAAGGCGGCGGGCTCGTCACGCGCCGGCTGGACTGGCGTGAGGTCGAGGTGCGTGAGCACGGTGACTCGGCGATCGCGGTCGGCGTGCACGACCAGGAGGCGACTCACCGGGGCAACGCGGTGGACGGCCGATTCCGTTCGACGCACGTGCTGGTGCGCGAGGACGGCCGGTGGTTGCTGGCGGGGATGCACCTGAGCCCGATCGGCGCGCCGCCGGCGTTCGCGCGTGGGGGTGCGTGA
- a CDS encoding AAA family ATPase produces MSTASSEGRPGSVRGGPRLIHLNGPSGIGKSTVARLYADRHPGVLDLDTDHVVSLIGGWRDDFFATLPVARRLAVAMAETHLRSGFSVVMPQLATHPNEVSGFEAAARAAGAPYVEIALTAAKPHAFDRYSSRSSDSGPAGDIDEIITRAGGLELIDRVHDHLAVYLRQRPKCTVVDTESLGVEETYDAVVEILSRL; encoded by the coding sequence TTGAGCACTGCTTCTTCTGAGGGCCGCCCCGGATCCGTCCGGGGCGGCCCTCGCCTCATCCACCTCAACGGACCGTCGGGCATCGGGAAGTCCACCGTCGCGCGCCTCTACGCCGACCGCCACCCCGGCGTGCTCGACCTCGACACCGACCACGTCGTCTCCCTCATCGGCGGCTGGCGCGACGACTTCTTCGCCACCCTGCCCGTGGCTCGGCGGCTGGCCGTCGCCATGGCGGAAACCCACCTGCGGTCCGGGTTCTCCGTCGTGATGCCCCAGCTGGCCACGCATCCGAACGAAGTGTCGGGGTTCGAAGCCGCCGCACGGGCCGCCGGAGCGCCGTACGTCGAGATCGCGCTGACGGCGGCGAAGCCCCACGCGTTCGACCGCTACTCGTCCCGCTCCAGCGACAGCGGACCAGCCGGCGACATCGACGAGATCATCACCCGGGCCGGCGGGCTGGAGCTGATCGACCGCGTCCACGACCACCTCGCGGTGTACCTGCGGCAGCGTCCGAAGTGCACCGTGGTCGACACGGAAAGCCTTGGCGTGGAAGAGACCTACGACGCTGTGGTCGAGATCCTCTCGCGTCTTTAG
- a CDS encoding zinc-binding dehydrogenase produces the protein MSLPATMRALEQTSLEGPQDLRLVTDAPVPAPGRGEVLIRVRVAGVNFADLSQSRGVFRGGPQPPYLAGFEAVGEVVALGAEISGLGLGNAVVGVGSGAFAEYAVLPAAAAMPVPGGWTAEQALGLVVNRPAALAALKPLGRLTSGETVVVHAAAGATGQAAVRMAKHYGATIIAAASPAKHEIVRALGADHVLDSLDADLAAEVRRLTGGAGADLVLESAGGAGFAAALASVKPVTGRVVVYGLAGGEAAITNWDLVYRHQAHVIGLNLGVLSQAAPRIFGEVMGELSVLVAAGVLPPEHPVGYDLADGPQALAALESRVTVGKLALQP, from the coding sequence GTGAGCCTTCCTGCCACCATGCGCGCCCTGGAACAGACCTCGCTCGAGGGGCCGCAAGACCTGCGGTTGGTCACCGACGCGCCGGTACCGGCTCCCGGCCGAGGTGAAGTGCTGATCAGGGTCCGGGTCGCCGGGGTCAACTTCGCCGACCTCTCGCAGTCCCGTGGAGTCTTCCGGGGCGGGCCGCAGCCGCCTTACCTGGCGGGTTTCGAGGCCGTGGGCGAGGTGGTCGCGCTGGGCGCGGAGATCAGCGGCCTGGGGCTGGGAAACGCGGTCGTCGGCGTCGGGTCCGGGGCGTTCGCCGAGTACGCGGTGCTGCCCGCGGCCGCGGCGATGCCGGTGCCGGGCGGCTGGACGGCCGAGCAGGCCCTGGGCCTGGTCGTGAACCGGCCGGCCGCGCTCGCGGCGCTCAAACCGCTGGGCCGGCTGACCTCGGGGGAGACGGTGGTGGTCCACGCCGCGGCGGGTGCGACCGGCCAGGCCGCGGTGCGGATGGCCAAGCACTACGGCGCGACGATCATCGCCGCGGCTTCCCCGGCCAAGCACGAGATCGTGCGAGCGCTCGGTGCCGATCACGTCCTGGACTCCCTGGACGCCGATCTCGCCGCCGAAGTCCGGCGGCTGACCGGTGGTGCGGGCGCCGATCTGGTGCTGGAGTCGGCCGGCGGAGCCGGCTTCGCGGCCGCGCTGGCCTCGGTCAAGCCGGTCACCGGCCGGGTCGTCGTCTACGGCTTGGCGGGTGGCGAAGCCGCGATCACCAACTGGGACCTGGTGTACCGCCACCAGGCGCACGTCATCGGCCTCAACCTCGGGGTGCTCAGCCAAGCGGCTCCCCGGATCTTCGGTGAGGTCATGGGTGAGCTGTCGGTCCTCGTCGCCGCCGGTGTCCTCCCGCCCGAGCACCCGGTCGGCTACGACTTGGCCGACGGCCCGCAAGCCCTGGCCGCACTGGAGTCGAGAGTGACCGTCGGCAAACTTGCCCTGCAGCCCTGA
- a CDS encoding sigma-70 family RNA polymerase sigma factor, with product MTARVREPGDRDRFAAETEPFRRELLAHCYRMAGSAHDAEDLVQETYLRAWRSYAGFEGRASIRSWLYKIATNVCLTALEPRKIRMLPSGLGGPQDGSERPPDPVAPGEVSWLEPWPDRWGIPADDDPATSVVARESLRLALIASLQHLPARQRAILILREVLAFSAAETAQLLGTTTAAVKSGLQRARARLGELEPRPERLLEPADPRARALLDGYIAAFERSDAGLLEQVLRTDATLEATPFREWQAGLVNCLRMLATDVLGGPGDWRMLATTANGQPAAVEYRRDEAGEFRGRGIVVLGPTATGLSRVVAFHDEALVTLFGFPESLAE from the coding sequence GTGACGGCCCGGGTGCGGGAGCCGGGGGACCGGGACCGGTTCGCCGCCGAAACCGAGCCGTTCCGCCGGGAACTGCTGGCGCACTGCTACCGCATGGCCGGTTCGGCGCACGACGCCGAGGACCTGGTGCAGGAAACCTACCTGCGGGCCTGGCGGTCCTACGCCGGGTTCGAGGGCCGTGCGTCGATCCGGTCGTGGCTCTACAAGATCGCCACCAACGTCTGCCTGACCGCGCTGGAGCCGCGCAAGATCCGGATGCTGCCCTCGGGCCTGGGCGGTCCTCAGGACGGATCCGAACGCCCGCCTGACCCCGTCGCGCCGGGCGAGGTCTCGTGGCTGGAACCGTGGCCGGACCGGTGGGGGATCCCGGCCGACGACGATCCCGCCACGTCGGTGGTCGCCCGCGAATCGCTGCGCCTGGCGCTCATCGCGAGCCTGCAGCACCTACCCGCCCGCCAGCGCGCGATCCTCATCCTGCGTGAGGTGCTCGCGTTCTCCGCGGCCGAAACCGCGCAGCTGCTCGGCACCACCACGGCGGCGGTGAAGAGCGGACTGCAGCGGGCCCGTGCGCGGCTGGGTGAGCTGGAACCACGGCCGGAGCGGTTGCTCGAACCAGCCGACCCGCGAGCGCGGGCGCTGCTCGACGGCTACATCGCGGCCTTCGAACGCTCGGATGCCGGTCTCCTGGAGCAGGTGCTGCGCACGGACGCGACGCTGGAGGCGACCCCGTTCCGCGAGTGGCAGGCCGGCCTGGTGAACTGCTTGCGCATGCTCGCCACGGACGTGCTGGGCGGGCCGGGGGACTGGCGGATGCTCGCCACCACAGCGAACGGCCAGCCCGCCGCCGTCGAGTACCGCCGAGACGAAGCCGGCGAGTTCCGGGGGAGAGGCATCGTGGTGCTGGGCCCGACCGCGACAGGGCTCTCCCGAGTCGTGGCGTTCCACGACGAGGCTCTGGTCACGCTGTTCGGCTTTCCCGAATCACTCGCCGAGTGA